The genomic DNA aaggagTAAAAGTGATGAAGATTTTCCCTGCCACCAAAATGTTAAAAGATATAGAATAACAGAGTGTAATAATGAGTCTATCATTAAAAATTGTTAGGTATTATTGACTTGTTCAGTTCAAACGAAAGTAATAAATACGTCGTGCCACTTATTCGTTTGTATGTGTATATCGCAATTAGTAGAACACACCTCAACGTGTGTTATAATCCTAGTACTTCTTCATTGCATATTGATATTTGACGTAATATATGTTAttgattaaaaagaataaaaagagttGATCTAGTAATTAAATGACTGTTTATTATAagcaaatcataaacaaataaatataagaaacttCATGTTAAGAGTATTGTGAATATAGGAAATTTACAAATGAAAGATGGTAGGAGAGATCTACAACCACTCAAAGTTTAGATATCAGAGATGAAAACCAATTTTGTAAGAATACAATTTCTTCTTGGCATCAATATTAATACTAGTTGCTTTGTCATGCTTGACATGTTCATGCTTGACATGTTTCAACAAAAATCGACACTATTCCACTACCATCTCATATTTTCATGTCTTCACCACATTAAAGAAAAATGCATCATCGCTACAAAATATGAatcgtattttttttaaagaaaacctcaattcaattatattatttatctttagtTTAGGAATACAACAAATCCGAAGATAATTAAAGCGATGAGTACGTTAAGCACTCTTcgtatgataatttttttttttaaagaaaacctcaattcaattatattatttatctttagtTTAGGAATACAACAAATCCGAAGATAATTAAAGCGATGAGTACGTTAAGCACTCTTcgtatgataatttttttttttaaagaaaaacttCTTCAAGTGTAGTAGACACATGAACCGTGACTTGGGTCGTTCAAAATAAAACAGCCCGTTCTGCCAAAACTGCAAGCACTATCGATACGAccattattttgataataaaaGTTCATGGCATACGATGCATGGTCTAGTAAAGTATTAGGTTCATAGCAACTTCCACCGGGCTGGATCGGTCTACAGTCAACATTATTAAAGCTACAAGCATAATCGATATTAGCTTGTAACTGTTCGGCCGACGCAGTGTACTTCGCTATACACCATTGTCTGTTGCTAGTCACGACAGGAATCGCCACAGCAGATAGAAGGAGAAAGAATGTTAACAGCTGCGATGAcatttggaacaaaaaaaaaaagataaagaatttTTGTAATGTGTATTATATATTGTAAGAATGTAATGTTGTGCGTATATCATTTCAGTGTGATTACGAGGTTCTTATATAGAGATGCAATGGAGAACTAATCAGTGAGTTTATGATCGAAGACAAATTAAGGATTTGGGAATCACAATGATATGGAAATTACATATGGAGTAAGTATCTGTTAATGGTACGTTTTTGCAAGTACATGGAAATATATACTAAAGACTTTTCAAGAtggaaaatatacaaaagacTTTTTCAAATTCTTGGTGGGAAGAGAGACTCAAAAGGTGACAAATCAGAGAGGTGTATAATCGTGTATTGGAGGATTTTAAGCgatttaggaaaattaaaattttcatagattttatggaagttgatatgatttattgtaaaaaaaattcaaatcctacctaaaaccatgagatttgaatttttctatttttaaccTCCAGAAtcactaaaaacattaaaattcaaatccacaaactgttttgaataacagtggattttaaagtcgatttttaaattatcagtttaataacaagattttagtagactttttaaaatacatgattgaataacataatatttgtaaattttacacacgtcacttaaaatatcaagttgaatacacccctctAAGATTCAATACAccaattctttataaattgttccatttgaaaaatatatatttccgaTTAGAATTTACCATATCTCGGTTTGTTTAAACATGGAAAACACGAATTCAAATATTACGtaccaaatttataaaatttatattatttttactttttgaagtAGAATCTGCATGAATCATGATGTCcgaaaaaaagagtaaaagtgATGAAGATTTTCCCTGCACCAAAATGTTAAAAGATATAGAATAACAGACTGTAATGAGTCTATCATTAAAATTTGTTAGGTATTATTGACTTGTTCAGTTCAAACGAAAGTAATAAATAC from Camelina sativa cultivar DH55 chromosome 2, Cs, whole genome shotgun sequence includes the following:
- the LOC104740945 gene encoding major pollen allergen Ole e 10-like — translated: MSSQLLTFFLLLSAVAIPVVTSNRQWCIAKYTASAEQLQANIDYACSFNNVDCRPIQPGGSCYEPNTLLDHASYAMNFYYQNNGRIDSACSFGRTGCFILNDPSHGSCVYYT